CATATATATTTGTTGTCTACAGATATTGCAATATGTTGATTACGCAGCCATGTTGCGTCGGAGACAACATTTGCAACGCCTCGGTATCCGGCCTCAACGCTCGAGCGAGAGATGGTGTTCTGTCTTTTAGAAGACCATGACACCAGATTGTCTCCTAGGAATACGCAGTATCCGAAAGTGGATCGGCGAGTGGAGGGGCACCCTGCCCAGTCAGCGTCAGAATAAGCGGTGAGGTGGAGTGACTTCGACTTGAGCATGCGAACGCCAAGAGATATCGTGCCTTTCAGGTAGCGTAGGATGCGCTTGAGAGCATTGAAGTGAGCTTCTCGCGGATCATGCATGAAAAGGCATATCTGTTGGACTGCGAATGCTATGTCAGGGCGGGTGAAAGTCAAGTATTGGAGAGCTCCAGCCAGGCTTCTATAGAGCGTTGGATCAGAAACTGGTGGGCTGTCATCGGCAGAGAGTTTTTGTTTCGTGTCAACCGGAGTGAGACAGGGGTTACAGTTTGTCATGTTGGCGCGATGGAGGATGTCCGCGGCGTAATTTTGTTGATGAAGAAGCAGGCCGGTTGATTCGCGTTTGATAGTGTTGCCGAGGAAATGGTGGAGAAGACCCTGATCCGACATTTCAAATTCCAAGCTCAGACTTTTGTTTAGGCGATTCAGAAGGCATGTGGATGATGCAGTGAGAATTATATCGTCAACATATAGAAGTAGATAGGCGATATCAGCTCCAGAGGAGAGCACAAACAGCGACTGATCAGATGTGCTCTGTTTGAAACCCAAACGACGAGCAAAAGAGGCAAACCGTGTGTTCCAGGCGCGAGGTGATTGTTTTAGTCCGTATAGGGAGTGTTTTAAGAGGCACACATGGTCCGGTTTGCTTTTGTCGTGAAAACTCGGAGGCTGGTGCATATACACGGTCTCGTCGAGGTCACCATTGAGGAATACGTTCTTCACGTCGAGTTGATGCAGAGGCCAATCGCGAGCTAGAGCTACATGAAGGACGGTGCGAATCGTTGCCGGTTTGACGACGGGACTGAACATCTCATCACAATATATTCCTTGTTGCTGGGATTTTCCATCCGCGACGAGTCTTTATTTGTGGGAGCGAAGAGTGCCATCTGCATTAAACTTATGCTTATAAGCCACATACAACGCACAATGTTAGTATTCTTTGGACGTGGCACAAGAACCCACGTTCCCTTTTTAATATGAGCATCATGTTCTATATGCATAGAATTATTCCAGATAGGATCCTTAGCTGCATGAACATGAGACAATGGTAGGGGATAAAATTTTTTATCAGTATGAAGGCACAAAGGAGTTCGCGGTTTGACTATGCCGCTTTTACCTCTAGTAGTCATGGAATGAGTATTTTGAGTAGGAAGAGAAGGTGGAGCTGGAATTTGAACAGGTGGAGGAGGAAAATTTTGGAGTTGTGTTTGGTGTGGAATCGGTGTAGGAGGAAGCTCCAGGGGAGCAAGAGGAGATGCGGCTGCAACAGGGTGTTGAGAGAATGGAAATATCATCTCATCAAACACGACGTGGCGGGAGAGTATGATACGTCTGGTGTGCAGATCCAAACATCGGTAGTTGCGATGATCTGTTGGATAGCCGAGGAACACGCACGGTGTGGAGCGCTGAGCGAGCTTGTGCGTTGATGTTGGTAGCAAGTTAGGGTAGCAAAGGCATCCAAACGTTCGTAGATTTTGATAGTTGGGCATCGTTTTGAACAAGCGAGTGGCCGGTATATCATTGTCAATTGCCGCCGAGGGGAGTATGTTGAGAAGATAAGCTGCTGTATGTAACGCCTCTACCCAAAACTCAGGCGGAACAGAGGCCTGAAACAAGAGTGTGCGGATCATGTTGTTGATGGTGCGTAATATGCATTCGGCTCGACCATTTTGTTGAGATGTGTGGGGACATGAGAATCGCAGACTTGTTCCAGTTGATGCCATATGGTCTTTGAACGCACGATTATCATACTCTCTGTCATTGTCGCATTGCAATGATTTGATAGAGCGATGGAATTGTGTCTGCACATAGTTAGAAAAATGCAAATATTTTCCAAACGTATCACTTTTACGGTGGAGGGGATATACCCAAATAAAATGTAAATATTGATCAAGAAACACAAGGTAATACTTAAGACCACTATTACTGATAACAGGAGAGGTCCAAATGTCAGAGTGCACAATTTCAAAGGGATGAGAAACAATAGTGTTTGACTTATAAAAAGGTAAACGAGTGTTTGCCAAGTTGACATGCTTGACACAAAGTTGTCAAGTCTGTTTTTGAAAGAGAATGAGAAAAAGAAGACAAAATGCGAGAGAAAGTAAAATTGTTGGGATGACCGAGACGCTGGTGCCAAATTGAGTTATTCAGTGACGTTGTTGTGAAGGCGGAATGAGAAGAGAGTGGTGGTGAGGGCGTCACTGAATATAAGGGTCCGAAACTATCATACCGGAGCAGTTTGGTCCGAGTCCGAAGATCCTTAATACAAAAACCAAATGGATCAAACTCAATGGCACATGAATTATCTGTAACAAACTTGCGAACAGATATTATATTTTTGATTATGTCAGGGTAAACCAGAACATTGCGAAGAGCAAAGGAGCGAGAAGGAGAAACAATTTTACCATGACCAGAGTTCTGAACAGCAGCTACGGAACCATTACCAACGGTAACCGGAGTTATGGTGCTCATATTAAAAAGAGATTGTAGATTACCTGCGTTGGAGGTGATGTGCGTGGAGGCTCCAGAGTCCAGAGTCCATGTACCATGCGTTATCTGGTTCCTGAATGGTCATCGTGTTGAACGCATGAGCAAGGCCAGCAGGGAATTGAGTCATTTGCGGAGTTGTCGTCAGCTGCGCCGTATGTGCTTGCTGATTCGGACGTGAGGGTTGAGAGCCGAGAATGCCTTGATAAGCCGTGTTCCCTTGTTGATGCTGGTATTGTTGGAAAGGGCCCGGTGAGTAAGGAGCGTACCCCGGAGACGGATATGCAAAGTGGGGCGGCATTGTTGCATAGGCAGGGGTCTGCTGGTTGTAGTACCATGGTGAGCCAAACTGATTCTGCTGCCAATTGTTATTGAAGCGTCCTTTGCCTCGAGAGCGACCGTTTCCGTGATTACGGCCTCTGTTTCCACGGCTGGAGTGGTGGTGATTGCTGTTATTGGATGACCGAGAGTTTTCATCAGCGCCGGTATACAGTACCGTGGAGGAAGAGGAGTTGTCATGATGACGTGGTGATGGTTTCACCTGTCTAGCGAGGCGAGTCTCTTCCATCTGCAGCATTGATCGAGCCTTCAGCAGGGTTGGAAACGGTGACTTGTGTTGGATCACGTTAATGATCGAGTCAAATTTTTCGGACAAACCATTGAGGAGATGCGAGACTATAGCCTGTTCTATCACGGGAGCATCAATGTTGGCGAGCAGATCGGCGGTGGTCTTCATCTTCTGGCAATACTCGTGCACGGAGAGATCGCCAATGACCAGCGTTCGGAGGTCATTCTCTAGTTGGAGGGCACGGGCTTCCTTGTTATCACGAAAGAGATTTTCAATGGATAGCCATAGATCTCGTGCCGTAGCGTTCTTCTTGAGAACGGTATCGATGATGGAGTCAGATATGGTGCCATAGATCCACATCTTGACGAGGCCATCACGTTCCTTCCACTTTTTTCGATCGTAGGAGTCGAAGAGGAGGAACCGTCAATATGGTGTGAAACACCGAACCTTACACAGTGGGTTTCAAAGAGTTCACGCCACTTGTCATAGTTAAGCTTTGACATATCAAGAGAAATTTGGATATATGCTTTGATTTGCGAGATCCCGTATGGTTTATCACTTGTCGATGCAAGAGCAGACATAGTTTCTTAACAGGAAAGGAAGAAGGTTTGACAGGTATAGAGGGAGAAGGTACGATGAGGAAGAAGAAGAGAGCGGAGATAGGATTGATCACTATTAGCTTGATGGCTAGGGTTTAGCGTCTGATACCATGTAAGATAGGAAACTCCGTATCCAATATCATTATATGATAAGAGTATATATATAGTACATATAAGGAATGTTCTAGAGAGAATATCTAGTGTAACTACAAGATACATACTCCCTCCGTTCCCGAATATAAGATTTTTTAGATTTTTTTCTTGTTCCACAAAGATAGATTTTCTATATTGTTAAAGTATTTTTTTTATAATTTTGAGGAACATTAATTGAGAATATTTGAATTGATTAAATTTCATTGGTGAAATGTTATTGGAAAGTGTATAATAAAATAAAAAATAAATTAAATTATAAACATTTATTAAATTCTTAATAAACGTGTATAGTCTAGAAAATCTTACTTTCGGAAATATACGAAGAAATATCTAAACCATATATACTAACACGCAAATCGTGGTATTATTATAATAATTATAACCTCATCAGTAGGACCCACTCGCGGTTCCATCAATGGCTGTCTTCTTCTCCTCAAGAAGAGGAGAGATCTGATTCTACTCACGCCTCTCACACAGTTGTCATCGCTCTTCTTCTTCTACTCCGGTTAGTTCTTCTCTCTCTCTCTCTGTCTGGTTAGCTCTTATGTTTAGCTTTGATCAGATTCACAGACAAGTCATTGCTTCTTTAGCTTCTAAATCACTTTTTAGGAAAATTAGGAACAAAAAAAAAATCGAAAATTCTTCCTTTCTGATTAATGGGTCTGATTGGGTTTACAGTGTTCACCGATTCTGATTCACGCGTTTTTGTCAATCAATCAAAAAGTTTTGAACTTTTTTGTCCTTCTCTTGTAATCGACTAGATACTTTTCTGCAATATATCATTTCTCCTCGTGTTCTATTCCGACATTAGCAGTCTTAATCTCCTGAAACCAATGTTAGATTCGCAGGAAAGATAACAATTTGAGAGTAGAAGTTTTCACTTTATGCTACTTAGCTTGCTTGCTTTCATTGCTGTTGTGAAGATTGAGATGTATGCTAAAGTGTTTGTGAATACTATGATGCAGGGAACACAATGATGGACCTAACGAAGCTGAAGCCTCCACAGATCACTTTTTACTGCTCGGCGTTCTCTGTCTTGATCACTCTTCATTTGACGATACAGCTCGTGTCTCAGCATCTCTTCCACTGGAAGAACCCCAAGGAACAGAAGGCGATACTCGTCATTGTTCTCATGGCTCCTATCTACGCTCTTGTTTCCTTTGTTGGTTTGTTAGATGTCAAAGGAAGTGAAACCTTCTTCCTGTTTCTTGAATCCATCAAAGAATGCTACGAAGCTCTCGTGAGTATTCTTTCTTTTTTTGTTAGTTTTCAACGCTATGTAGAGGTTCTTACCAGTTCTTGATTTGGTATTTTAGGTCATTGCGAAGTTCTTGGCGTTGATGTATAGTTACTTGAACATATCTATCAGCAAAAACATTGTGCTTGATGGAATCAAAGGCAGAGAGATTTCACCATTCTTTCCCAATGACTCTCTTCCAGGTTTGTATCTATCTATCTTTAAAGGGTCACTTGTAAATCTATATGCCTCTTTACCCTCAATAAAAAGTTTTGGCTTTGACAGCCTCATGTAGTCCGTCTGGATCACCGCACTCTCAGACTCTTGAAGTACTGGACATGGCAATTCGTGGTCATCCGACCAGTGTGCTCTATCTTGATGATTGCTTTACAAATCATCGGGTTTTATCCGTCTTGGTTGAGCTGGACATTCACTATCGTTCTCAATGTCTGGGTTTCTCTGGCCTTGTATTCTCTTGTGGTCTTCTACCATGTGTTTGCTAAGGAGCTTGCTCCTCATAACCCACTCGCAAAGTTCCTCTGCATCAAAGGAATCGTCTTCTTTTGCTTCTGGCAGGTAAAATGTTTGCATAATCACTCAAAGGCAAGAAGCTCATCTTTGGATTTTTATAAAAATTCATTGAGATTCATTTGGTTACGAAACGGCAGGGAATAGCACTAGACATACTGGTGGCGATGGGAGTGATCAAATCACACCATTTCTGGTTGGAGGTGGAACAAATCCAGGAAGCTATTCAGAATGTGTTGTTGTGTGTTGAGATGGTTATCTTTGCTGCGGTTCAGAAGCATGCTTTTGATGTTGGTCCTTATAGCGGGGAGACCAAGATGAAGCTCGATAAAAAGACAGAATGATCTTGGCCTCATCAGAGCCATTTTGTAGCAAATCCTTGGTGATTTGATTTGTAATGGTTTGTTGAGGAGATACTAAATCTCAAAGCTTTTGCTTTTATGGTGATGCCATTCTTCTTTGTAGCATATAGTGTTTGGAGACTTGGAACTTTTGTCATGATCTGTGGAAAGATACAAATAATGTTGAGATATATAATACTACAAGATGATATGGACAATAACGTTAGACCACTTACGCTTTTCTCAACTTTTTATTTTACAAAATACTAGATGATAACGCTGGTGAGTTTTTCATAATAATGTTTGTTCAGTAAATGGTCTGCAACAATACAATTTTAATCGACTGTAAAATGACGAATACAAAATCATATAGGCAACATCGATTGTAAAATGACGAAAGAGGATTAGACTTTTTGCTCTAATTTGTTTATTATTGACTCTCTATAAGTGGTTGAATTTTCTACCTCTATAAAATTGTACTTTCGTTCTTGTTTCTGTTGTTTCTTTTTTTTTTTAAACTTCTTCTGTGAATTCGGTGAATTACTTAAGTGTCAATTTAAAAAGAGGAACATCAGTAAAAATTAGTTCCACTCGAGATACATATCTAATAATAAATTTTTTGAAGAAAATCACCAGCAAACTCTATTCACAGATTACTGTTAAAATCTAATATATCAAGCTGTTATAAATATAAGTGCAGACTCGAAATATAAATGTATGTCTAATATATATTCACCAGTTCGATCAAAAAATTATTTAATTCTAAAACAACAAAACAAATTATTATTTAACTAACTTATGCTTTTCAGGTTTAGTTACTTAAGAATATACCGATAGAAATATATATAATATCTTACAATTATAGTATATGTAAACTATGTATAAACTAAAAACTGTCTTATTTATTAAATGATAAACCATAAAACTTATAATACATAGATCAAATCAGTAATTCTTACAATTATAATAGTTAGATAGGGTATTAGAGAGAAACAAATATTAGACGAATGATCAAATCTTTCATTCTTTGAACAAACTCAAAAGGAGATGATTGGAATCTTGTCATGATATTTCATTAAAAGCTTTTCAGAAATAAAAATCAAAACTAAAATATTTAATATATATATATATATATATATATATATATATATAGTTCTTCCTATATTAAAAATCACTTTGATTTGAAGAACTGTATTTCTGGGATTGTCAAAATCAAATAACATATTAGAAACCACCTATTTAAAAATAATTTGTATACATAAAAATATATACATTAGAGTAAACACATAAATCAAAACCAATACCCTTTGTTTATTTAAAACCATGTTTTTGGTAAATATCAAAACAATAATTTTATTTACTTTATATGGTATATAATTAAACTTTAGTGATATTTATATATATATATATATATATATATACATAATATATTTTAATATAAATATTTATTATTGACACTTCATACTCATATGATTTTATTAACATTTGTATATTTTCTGTAATAAAAATTTAAACCGTTAATCACAAAAATTTTAATGTGAGATTTATCAATACAAATTTCAAATTAAAATATTAAGATCTCAATAATTTTCAATGCAAATATTGAAATTAACATATTTATATAATATATATAATATATAATATGAATATCAATTAATGAGACTTTATATTCATACTATTAATGATCATTTGTATCTTGCTTGAACAAAAAAAAGTTAAACCATTGATCACAAAATTTTCAACGTAGACTTTTACTATTTTTAGTAATTTATAGTCGTTTTAAGAAATTCAAAATATAACATATAAGAAAACATCTAATTTTCTTATTACATGGCTAATGTGATTGTTTAATTTCTTTTAAATAACATTAAATTAAACAAAAATGAGAGAGGATACAAAAATTGTTATCAAATCTTCATTATTCATAATCATTAATTGTCATAAATATTTTTATCATATTAGGTAATTTTGTAGATTTTATTTAAGGAAAGAACTGAGAATATTCTTTTGTACATAACTAATCAATTTGGTAGTTAGTTTAATAAAAGTATAATATATATTTATATGGACCAACTTATTTTTTTAAAGAATTATAAGAATCATCCTAGTGATGACATGTGGTTACGAAAATATGTTGTAATACTTCAAGATTAATATATAGATGATATACTCCTTTCGTTTCATAATAGATGATGTTTTATATTGGTGGAATGGTTTTGCAGTCATTTCAAAATAGATGATGTTTTGATATTTTTATCATTTTCAATTTTATTAAATAATTTATTATCAAATAGATTTTGCATTCATTTTTGTAATAGGTGGAATGATTTTTAAATTATATTTTAAAGTAGCTTTTTAGAAGAAAAAATATTTCTTAATTTTTGTGCATCCAGACAAAACATAATGTACTGTGAAACGAAGAGAGTATTATAAAATCTTATTATATAAAGTTTGGTTCTTCAAAGTTGCTAATTAACATGATGGCGACACATAGTAATTATATATTTAAGATTTTGACATGTGTTAATCTATCTCATAATTAAAAATATATATACTAAGATATTAACAAAACAAATTTTATTAAAAAGAATTATAAATATTATTTAATAGTAATTTGCCTTTTCAGAATCATAATCAAAAGATAATTGGAAAAGATTATTTGATACTAATTTTTCTTCTAATATTGTGACGTGTGTTTAAATATATAATGATTAAAAATATATATAATAAAATAATAAAAATGAATTTTGAAAATGACAACTTTTAAAAACAGTTAATATATTCACTGGAAATAATTATTGGATAGAAATTTTATTTTTCTAAATCCTAGACAAAATATAATTGAAAAGATTATGTAATATTAATTTCTTTTTCTAAAATCCTAAAAACAATGTAAAGGAATATTTGATAGTTGTTTTCCTTTCTATAAAAAAAAATCCTAAACAAAAGAATTTTGTATCATATTTTTAAGTTCTAACCAAAAGAGAATTGTACAAATTTATTTGATAATATTTTTAAGAGAGTATTTAATGATCAACGTGATACTAAAAAGTATTTAATTAACAAAATAAGTGTAAAATTAGTATTGATACGAATTGTCAAAATACTATTTTTAAAATTATTTATTAATAACTAAAAAAAATTATTTGATAGCAATTTTATTTTTTCTGAAATTTTAAAGAGAAGATAATTGTAATAGGTTATATGACAATAATTTTTCTTTTCTAAAATCTTAAACAAAATTTTAAAAGAGTATTTAATATTATTTTTTATATTTTTATTGTAAATAAAAGGAGATTTATAAAATAGAATGTTTTCCTTCTAAAACAAATTCCTAGAAAAATAAAATTTTAAAAACTTATTTAATAAAACATTAAATTTGTACATAAGAATATGTATAATGTTTTCATTGACTCGATTGGTGTATTTGACTTTCATTTTTTTTTAATTTTCATTCAATATTTTATTTCGGATTGTGTTCAATTTAAATGTTTAGGTAAGGTATTTTCTCTAATCCGAAGTACAAAATTTATAACAATTCATCTATGCACCATGACTATGAAATACAAATATTAACTTGAACTTATGTGTGAAAACGGGTTTTAATTATAAAATAAATCTCAAACAATATATGCAAAAAAAAATCATAAAACTGTAGTAAAATAATTTATTATTTTGTGATTTTTATTAAATTAAAACATCAAACAAAACTCGTTGCAACGCAACAGGTTCATATTTTGTTTATAAATAAAATTTGTAAATTAGTAACTTCCTAAATTAATAAAATATCATAATAACAATATTATTAATTTATTGAATTTTGACTGTAGTTATATGTATATTAAAATATTTATTTAATTAGTTTGTGAAAATAGTAAATGTGGTATGGGAAAAACAAGAAGGTAAAAAAAAAAAAAAGCGCAGGTCAAGGGGTGAGAAAGGACAAAAGACAATAACAACGTTTTGTGAGCATTTCATCGCAACTCCAACACGGATTCTTCTTCTTATTTATTTGTCGAAAACCTGACAAAGAGATCATCATCATAGCGTTCACTAATGGTGCCTCTCTGCTCCATTGATTCTCTCTGACAATCCTCTCTCTCTCTTTTGTCAACGCCTCAAAGAAGGTCATCAGCTTTTCTAATTCAAATTCCGATTTAGGGTTTAATCGAATTTCACTCATCGATGCTGATTGATTCGTTGATCCAAATAAATAATTCAGCTTTCGTAATCAATAAATAATTCAATAGTATCATTAAGAGCCCCTCTTCTCACACGCAACCTCTCTCTCTCTCTCTCTCGAGTAGTTCGACAATCCAAATCTCCCAACTTGCTGCTTCCTGTAAGTCTCTCTCTCTCTCTCTCTCCCCAGACGAAAAAGTTGGGAACTTTAGATTAGAATGATTTAGGGTAAAGAGTGATTGGGTTTTCTCTCTTGTTTGGTTACAAAGATCCAAACCTTTATTTATTAACTTGCTATTTATCGATTTCGATACAGCGAGGGAAGCTTTCTTTTGCTTCATTGCGCGTGTCCCATCCTCTTCTCCACAAGTAAAAGATGGAGGTCAAGCGCGAGCGCGAAACGTACGAGAACTTGTCCGAGCTCTACGCCATCATCAAAGCCACCGAGAAGCTCGAGAAGGCCTACATCCGCGACCTCATCTCCCCTTCCGACTACGAAACCGAGTGCCAGAAGCTCATCGTCCACTTCAAGACCCTCTCCGCATCCCTCAAGGACCTTGTTCCAAGCATCGAGAGGTTCGCCGACACCTACAAGATGGACTGCTCAGCTGCTGTTTACCGCCTCGTGACCTCCGGCGTTCCGGCTACCGTGGAGCATCGTGCTTCTGCGGTGGCGTCTACTTCGAGCTCTGCTTCCGTTGTTGCTGAGTGCGTGCAGAATTTTATAACTTCGATGGATTCGTTGAAGCTCAACATGGTGGCTGTTGACCAGGTGTATCCGTTGCTGTCTGATCTCTCTGCTTCGCTTTGTAAGCTGAGCATCTTGCCGCCGGATTTTGAAGGGAAGGTGAAGATGAAAGAGTGGCTTGTGAGGCTGTCTAAGATGGGGGCTTCTGATGAGCTCACTGAGCAGCAGGCCAGGCAGCTTCACTTTGACCTTGAGTCTTCCTACAACTCCTTCATGGCTGCTTTGCCTAGTGCCGGTAACTAAATAACTCTGCTACTTTTGTTAAGGGGGCTACTTGGGTAATCTAATTGCTGCTGCATTCTCTGGATATGAATGTTTGTGTAGACAGCAGAAACAGGCCTTTCTTTTGTTGTGTAATGATCATCCCAGATAATTGTATGAATCAAAACAATTAAATTACAACCACCACAAGGAAACGCCATTTACAGTAATTAAACAATTATTAAAACGTCAATCATTGTTTATGAATTTTGATGTGTGAATGTGTCTTCATCTCATCGTGTAGTGTTGTAACATATAATCAATACTCAGGAGAGAAGAGAGTGGCTAAACCTTGATCAACTGTTACTTGAAGCTTGTCGTAAGACATCAAAGCAATTTGCTCACATTTATAGGATCTTCTTCCCCTTGCCAATACCTCTCCATCTGCATCTATGATTCCTTCCGTGTCTGGTTCGCCTACCAGTGCACCCGGTTCAAGTGCAAATGCCTTCACCTTTTTATATACAGTAAATTGATTTCAATCTTTTAGCCAAATTCACAAGGGACTACTGAATTCATGGTATCAGATGGCAAACCTTTAGATATGCTACGTATGGTGACTGAACATGTGTTCCTTCACTTATCTGTGTCATAAGCGATAGCAAAGCTAGCTTAGGGCACTTTTTCAAGACAATCAAATCCAGGAAGCCATCAGAAAACTGCTCAGATAACACAAAACTTAGCCACATCAAATTTTCTTATTTTCTCATGAAGGCCTAGTCCTCCAAGAATGGTGTTTCCTGATTTAGAAATGTCACAAAATGTGTAAAACTTACCTTTGCTGCAGGAGCAACCAAATTGTTCTCAGCACCCCAGGGAACATTATGAAGCCATACTGAAACAAAAGGGCCTTTGATTTCTCTCCATTCGTCAACATCTTCAAATTTAGTATCAGGTCCTTGGTATCCAAGCGCCTTATTATTGCTAACAGGTGGCTCTTTGTATAGACGGTAACTTGTTGGCTGCCCATAGCCTTCAAAACCAGGAGCCGGTAGAAACAAAACTCGTCCATTGTATTGTCTTAAACATATTATCCTTTGAATGGCCTACAGATACAAGCCAGTCAGGAGAGCATTGAATATTATCTTTAGTTGAATAAGACAACAGCTGAGCAAAATCAGATAATCCACAAGCAACTAATTAATGGATATATTTCAACATACTGACTACATGCACAGTTTTAAGACTTGCAATGCAAAAGATCGTCAGTGTTTTCAACTAAACATACATAGAAGTCCATGCGAGCACTACCCATCCATCTGAACTTCTCTGACTCTATGTCTATATCAGCCACTAAACCTGAAAACAAATCAGCATTAATCTCAACACAACCAACGGTATAATCTATCTACCAAGCTCAGGCACTATTTTCATTAGCAAAATATACTTGCATACCCCAAGCAAGCATCAAGACGCTGAAGAATTTGGTATTTCCTTGTGAGATAGTTGCCACATCTAAAGAACGTGTATGACCTGCCAATACCAAATTATGTTGAAAGTGAGCTGCTTCATGGGTATAAAGAAAGACTGTTTTTGAAGGAGGCAATTGCACGGAGTAGGACCTCGGATAATAGAGATAGTAGCACTATTTGCACAGCACTGAAGCCCAACCGCATCCAACAATGACTTTATCATGCCATTACCAGTTCCTGGATCCAAAAATTACATTGAAGCATACAAACAGGGGGAAAAAAAGCTAAAAAGGATATTTAAAATGTATTTTTAGATCCGTGGAATGCATCTTAACATATAGCATCCAACCCCATTCACATAAAAATTACTATTTAATAAGAACACAAAAAAAAAGCAAAGTTCTTAAGGGTTCCTCATAGACCAGACGACAAACCTGCAGGGATCACTCCAATTGGCAATTTGAAGACAGTTTTCCAGTCTGCTCTTTGAAGCAGTCCATTTACAACCTATTTAAAATTAAGACACACTTGTAAAAAATCAGAGATCATTAAGAAAATAATCGAATAAACTCAGAATCAGATCTAAGCAAACACAACAGACAAGGGATTGCTTTCTCTAAGAGCAGAATCACTTTTAAAATGAAAGCATATCACTTACCTCAACAAGGACACCGTCGCCACTGACACAAACAATACCATCATACTTTGATACATCCATGGACCTAACCATTTCCCTTGCATGCAACTGATACTTGGTTTCTAGAAAATCAACATTTCAATTGTTAGTTTCATAGAGAAGAGTTCTGGGAAACAGAGGGGGAAGAAATCAGGAACCTTGAACATCAAGTTGAATGTCAGCATCTTCAAACAATGGCTTCACTTGCTTTTCAAATAT
The DNA window shown above is from Brassica oleracea var. oleracea cultivar TO1000 chromosome C3, BOL, whole genome shotgun sequence and carries:
- the LOC106327929 gene encoding vacuolar protein sorting-associated protein 28 homolog 1-like, which translates into the protein MEVKRERETYENLSELYAIIKATEKLEKAYIRDLISPSDYETECQKLIVHFKTLSASLKDLVPSIERFADTYKMDCSAAVYRLVTSGVPATVEHRASAVASTSSSASVVAECVQNFITSMDSLKLNMVAVDQVYPLLSDLSASLCKLSILPPDFEGKVKMKEWLVRLSKMGASDELTEQQARQLHFDLESSYNSFMAALPSAGN
- the LOC106327927 gene encoding sphingosine kinase 2-like isoform X2, producing the protein MAPAEVIVVDLVLIDGELGMVKLTADGVLEAIEYGEPSRYWTVKKDVLGFVVEGKYIRIKTVVEREEGICCGEFGGDYSRKDFVFEPFSEDAKNRFCFKLRQYLDSLGRPKRLLVFVNPFGGKKSALKIFEKQVKPLFEDADIQLDVQETKYQLHAREMVRSMDVSKYDGIVCVSGDGVLVEVVNGLLQRADWKTVFKLPIGVIPAGTGNGMIKSLLDAVGLQCCANSATISIIRGHTRSLDVATISQGNTKFFSVLMLAWGLVADIDIESEKFRWMGSARMDFYAIQRIICLRQYNGRVLFLPAPGFEGYGQPTSYRLYKEPPVSNNKALGYQGPDTKFEDVDEWREIKGPFVSVWLHNVPWGAENNLVAPAAKISEGTHVQSPYVAYLKVKAFALEPGALVGEPDTEGIIDADGEVLARGRRSYKCEQIALMSYDKLQVTVDQGLATLFSPEY
- the LOC106327927 gene encoding sphingosine kinase 2-like isoform X1 codes for the protein MAPAEVIVVDLVLIDGELGMVKLTADGVLEAIEYGEPSRYWTVKKDVLGFVVEGKYIRIKTVVEREEGICCGEFGGDYSRKDFVFEPFSEDAKNRFCFKLRQYLDSLGRPKRLLVFVNPFGGKKSALKIFEKQVKPLFEDADIQLDVQETKYQLHAREMVRSMDVSKYDGIVCVSGDGVLVEVVNGLLQRADWKTVFKLPIGVIPAGTGNGMIKSLLDAVGLQCCANSATISIIRGHTRSLDVATISQGNTKFFSVLMLAWGLVADIDIESEKFRWMGSARMDFYAIQRIICLRQYNGRVLFLPAPGFEGYGQPTSYRLYKEPPVSNNKALGYQGPDTKFEDVDEWREIKGPFVSVWLHNVPWGAENNLVAPAAKFSDGFLDLIVLKKCPKLALLSLMTQISEGTHVQSPYVAYLKVKAFALEPGALVGEPDTEGIIDADGEVLARGRRSYKCEQIALMSYDKLQVTVDQGLATLFSPEY